One genomic window of Actinoalloteichus hoggarensis includes the following:
- a CDS encoding YcnI family protein: protein MSTFCTARRLGGALALAGVFGLAGAGTALAHVTAVPDEATSGGFATFALRVPNERPDAGTVSVSVSFPAEYPLSSVRTRPQPGWTVEVERFEESEESDQEPAVSTITWTAEDGAGIAPDEFQEFSLSLGGLPTDTDHFVMPAVQTYDSGEVVAWDEPPTEDGEEPARPAPMLTLVEGDGGHGHGDGHGTTTRGTESGDAESEDAVTASGAQDDTARLLGGGGLVVGALGVGFGIGAMLRARRR from the coding sequence ATGTCGACATTTTGCACTGCCCGTAGGCTCGGCGGAGCCCTCGCTCTGGCCGGCGTCTTCGGCCTCGCGGGGGCGGGCACGGCCCTCGCCCACGTCACCGCCGTCCCCGACGAGGCGACCTCGGGCGGGTTCGCCACCTTCGCGCTGCGGGTCCCCAACGAGCGGCCGGACGCAGGCACGGTGAGCGTCTCGGTCAGCTTCCCCGCCGAGTACCCGCTCTCGTCCGTCCGCACCCGGCCCCAGCCGGGCTGGACGGTGGAGGTCGAACGCTTCGAGGAGTCCGAGGAGTCGGACCAGGAGCCCGCCGTCAGCACCATCACCTGGACCGCCGAGGACGGCGCCGGGATCGCCCCCGATGAGTTTCAGGAGTTCTCCCTGAGCCTGGGCGGGCTTCCCACGGACACCGACCACTTCGTCATGCCCGCCGTGCAGACCTATGACAGCGGCGAGGTCGTGGCCTGGGACGAGCCCCCGACGGAGGACGGCGAGGAGCCCGCTCGGCCCGCGCCGATGCTCACCCTCGTCGAAGGCGACGGGGGGCACGGCCACGGTGACGGCCACGGAACGACCACGCGGGGCACCGAATCCGGCGACGCGGAGTCGGAGGACGCCGTGACCGCGAGCGGTGCCCAGGACGACACCGCCCGACTGCTCGGCGGCGGCGGTCTGGTCGTCGGCGCGCTCGGCGTCGGCTTCGGCATCGGAGCGATGCTGCGGGCGAGGAGGCGATGA